A window of Dreissena polymorpha isolate Duluth1 unplaced genomic scaffold, UMN_Dpol_1.0 chrUn002, whole genome shotgun sequence contains these coding sequences:
- the LOC127863205 gene encoding uncharacterized protein LOC127863205, which yields MDLGIETYFEAQFVGRKDELRDLQAAWNKKQRMFGIFGMRSVGTSRLAKEFLASVSGQYDELVYVNLKKTSDLVAMYVNICAQLTVSVQSHPNDVKSWESMLFCAVSTRQTQYVFFFDNGEYFIDNEAENREPLHKLCVALLKQNNIKVILTSTTKFELESLRRIYYVCELQPLKPTETSELLRAESPGVDYGEYLYPIVELSEGLPLLILMITSELRGDGGMLTPKDMAQLLAEYRLKVLSREFYPGKDRVADVYRLFINRLSPVLQRRFLVLDYIPGSFTAEEARSLLDYPTVAVVKDRVLVPKLRRHFITYDPSNRRFNIQGILRECLKTFFALRHIPEIRKRFCQTFTEVMTSISRRYTSQEYASALADFAFEQPNLQKLLLEIQYTTQDTYTFFIRMATESTGFIEQYLTGNSEDFYSQCHRAADRYGKETDKAVVDIAVGSLYTYVKAKFKEGHTKYSAALSILKDAEKSLQLATVHQRIGSNLMLQERNEDAITHLKKSLAISLESGKPFELIALQALTSMGCTLTKLGRFEDAEKYHFVSLKRRRKMQGENHPDVGTTLNNIGIMYDQKGDSRLALKYFKEGLEIMNKSKAPDLSRVALLTNVANAYLDVGTLDVALNALVEAKEILSKQRFPQLYLIAYLNDTRGKLYFQQGNMDKAGEMFEKAAWGREDVASGKTNHVESLVHLMKVAVKKGDTSQCIKTGKSVLSYSDDLIKQRPQTNILTECYNCLAKVYEAMGDHAKVRDTLTKIKTELLRLEHLYTCDCNEGQVVKIRQQLTDIECKQKAMPHTLDKVTNTKTVI from the exons ATGGACCTCGGAATAGAAACCTACTTTGAGGCCCAGTTCGTCGGCCGGAAAGATGAACTTCGCGATTTGCAAGCTGCCTGGAACAAAAAACAAAGAATGTTCGGAATTTTCGGGATGCGATCTGTTGGTACATCAAGGCTAGCGAAGGAGTTTTTGGCTAGTGTCTCGGGCCAATATGATGAACTAGTCTACGTTAACTTGAAGAAGACCAGCGACCTAGTCGCAATGTACGTCAATATATGCGCCCAATTGACTGTTTCTGTTCAATCTCATCCAAACGATGTCAAGTCGTGGGAAAGCATGCTTTTCTGTGCTGTTTCCACTAGACAAACGCAATACGTATTCTTTTTTGACAATGGCGAATACTTTATTGACAATGAAGCCGAAAATCGCGAACCTCTACACAAGCTGTGTGTTGCCCTTTTGAAACAgaacaatataaaagttattttGACTTCTACAACGAAGTTTGAGCTGGAAAGTTTGCGGCGTATCTATTACGTGTGTGAGCTTCAACCGCTCAAGCCAACAGAGACATCGGAATTACTAAGAGCCGAATCGCCCGGTGTGGACTACGGCGAATACTTGTACCCTATTGTAGAACTTAGTGAAGGGTTGCCGCTTCTGATTCTCATGATAACGTCCGAGCTTCGAGGCGACGGAGGCATGTTGACGCCGAAGGACATGGCGCAACTGCTAGCGGAATACAGACTGAAGGTCCTTAGTCGAGAGTTTTATCCGGGGAAAGACAGAGTTG CTGACGTGTATCGGCTATTCATCAATCGCCTGAGCCCCGTGCTGCAGAGACGGTTCTTAGTCTTGGATTATATACCAGGCTCATTTACTGCAGAAGAGGCCAGATCGCTACTTG ATTATCCGACGGTAGCGGTGGTGAAGGACCGAGTGCTGGTCCCTAAACTTAGGCGTCACTTCATTACCTATGATCCCTCGAATAGGCGATTTAACATACAGGGAATCTTGCGGGAGTGTCTCAAAACGTTTTTCGCTTTGCGGCACATTCCAg AAATCCGCAAGCGTTTCTGCCAAACATTCACCGAGGTAATGACGAGCATATCTCGACGTTATACGTCACAGGAGTATGCGAGCGCCTTGGCGGACTTTGCTTTCGAGCAGCCGAACCTACAGAAGCTGTTGTTGGAGATACAATACACAACACAGGACACTTACACGTTCTTTATTCGGATGGCTACTGAGTCCACGGGGTTTATTGAGCAATATCTCACAG GAAACTCGGAGGATTTCTACAGTCAATGTCATCGTGCAGCAGACCGATACGGTAAAGAAACGGACAAAGCTGTAGTAGATATTGCCGTGGGAAGCCTGTACACATATGTCAAG gCAAAATTCAAAGAGGGTCACACCAAATACAGCGCAGCGTTAAGCATATTAAAAGACGCTGAAAAGTCGTTACAACTGGCAACTGTGCATCAGCGCATCGGATCCAACCTCATGTTACAGGAGCGAAACGAAGACGCTATAAC TCATTTAAAGAAGTCGTTGGCCATTTCGCTGGAATCTGGGAAGCCATTCGAGTTAATAGCTCTTCAGGCGTTAACCAGTATGGGATGTACGCTTACCAAGTTAG GACGATTCGAAGATGCTGAGAAATACCATTTCGTTTCCCTCAAACGTCGACGGAAAATGCAAGGCGAAAATCACCCGGATGTCGGAACGACATTGAACAACATTGGAATCATGTATGACCAGAAGGGCGACAGTAGGTTGGCCTTGAAATACTTTAAAGAAGGCCTTGAAATAATGAACAAATCCAAAGCTCCAGATCTTTCTCGCGTTGCTTTGTTGACGAATGTTGCGAACGCATACCTGGACGTTGGCACGTTAGATGtggcattaaatgctttagtCGAAGCAAAAGAAATTTTATCAAAGCAACGGTTTCCGCAGCTCTACCTTATTGCGTATTTGAATGACACGAGGGGAAAGTTGTATTTCCAACAGGGTAATATGGACAAAGCAGGTGAAATGTTCGAGAAAGCGGCATGGGGACGCGAGGACGTGGCGTCTGGAAAAACCAACCACGTGGAAAGCTTGGTTCACTTGATGAAAGTGGCCGTTAAAAAAGGGGACACTTCTCAATGTATTAAAACTGGGAAAAGTGTGCTTTCCTATAGTGATGATCTCATAAAGCAGCGTCCGCAAACCAATATTTTGACTGAGTGTTACAATTGCCTCGCAAAGGTGTACGAGGCAATGGGCGACCATGCAAAGGTCAGGGATACGTTGACAAAGATCAAGACGGAACTGTTAAGGCTGGAACACCTGTACACGTGCGATTGCAATGAAGGCCAGGTGGTTAAAATACGGCAACAGCTGACGGACATTGAGTGCAAGCAGAAGGCGATGCCTCACACCCTCGACAAGGTTACAAACACAAAGACAGTGATTTAA